One genomic region from Phragmites australis chromosome 1, lpPhrAust1.1, whole genome shotgun sequence encodes:
- the LOC133916128 gene encoding probable protein ABIL1, with product MQQEPWRPAGVGAGPAPTTVDEASMERSKSFVKALQELKNLRPQLYSASEYCEKSYLHSEQKQMVLDNLKDYTVRALVNAVDHLGTVAYKLTDLYEQQASEVATLELKVACLNQQVLTCQTYTDKEGLRQQRMMGSATRHHKHYIVPYAGNKSMQAFSEMQVDANFDSTPRPYSSAKTLQWHLVSEKNSKTNRPHQPEFDLGESKATKPSSSGFRLLGKESPASPLPKHLQSNMTGLDIVNVGLKDRPGTRPLSSFSSFDNPRGRQIQKAPLRTKSMLAALFVKHKSAKMKNVSVR from the exons ATGCAGCAGGAGCCGTGGCGGCCTGCCGGGGTGGGGGCGGGGCCTGCGCCCACCACCGTCGACGAGGCGTCCATGGAGCGCAGCAAGAGCTTCGTCAAGGCGCTCCAG GAGCTCAAGAACCTGCGGCCGCAGCTCTACTCGGCCTCGGAGTACTGCGAGAAGTCCTACCTCCACAGCGAGCAGAAGCAAAT GGTGCTGGACAACTTGAAAGATTATACTGTCAGGGCCCTGGTCAATGCTGTCGACCACCTTGGCACAGTCGCCTACAAATTGACAGACCTGTATGAACAGCAGGCTTCAGAAGTCGCAACCCTTGAGTTGAAAGTAGCATGCTTGAACCAG CAAGTCCTCACCTGCCAAACTTACACGGATAAAGAAGGCCTTAGGCAACAGCGGATGATGGGGTCTGCCACAAGACACCACAAACATTACATCGTACCAT ATGCGGGAAATAAAAGTATGCAGGCTTTTTCTGAGATGCAAGTCGACGCTAATTTTGACTCAACGCCTAGACCTTATTCTTCAG CAAAGACCCTCCAGTGGCATTTGGTTTCTGAGAAGAACTCCAAAACTAATAGACCACATCAGCCTGAATTCGA CCTAGGAGAATCAAAAGCTACTAAGCCTTCATCAAGTGGTTTTCGCCTTCTTG GTAAGGAATCACCTGCATCTCCCTTACCCAAGCATCTGCAGTCCAACATGACCGGCTTGGATATCGTTAACGTCGGCCTGAAG GATCGGCCTGGTACCAGGCCTTTGTCATCATTTAGTTCTTTTGACAACCCAAGAGGGCGCCAAATCCAGAAGGCTCCGCTCCGCACAAAAAGTATGCTTGCTGCTTTGTTTGTCAAGCACAAATCGGCAAAGATGAAGAACGTTTCTGTTCGTTGA